The Flavobacteriales bacterium genome has a segment encoding these proteins:
- a CDS encoding glycosyltransferase, with protein MRILQLSPKPPYPKVDGGCVAIAAMTESMLLADHNVKVLSASTHKHPFNSQKVPADILERTEMEAVKMDTRLKPFEALSNLFSSSSYNIERFFSEDFEKRLKEIFQKDAFDIIHLESIFCTPYLDVIRAHSKAKIVVRAHNIEFRIWEQLAEQEANPFKKWYLNLLASRLKKYEVGILKKVDGIVAITRDDAKGFKELGISVPIEVVPIGMNVNELEAKPLRSDSIHLYHLGAMDWLPNVEGINWFVNDIWPKITEEFPDVKCWLAGREMPASLLSRSSGNLQIEGAVSSVSEFISDKNVAVIPLLSGSGLRVKIVEALAYGKVVITTSLGATGIPYENGKNILIANTPDEFVKQIRTLKESPELITSIGNEARKLAEREFDLKNLSSKLTYFYANL; from the coding sequence GTGAGAATACTGCAGCTCAGTCCTAAACCGCCTTACCCGAAAGTGGATGGCGGCTGCGTGGCCATTGCTGCCATGACCGAAAGCATGCTTTTGGCCGACCATAATGTGAAAGTGCTGAGCGCGAGCACGCACAAACATCCGTTCAATTCACAAAAAGTTCCTGCTGATATTCTGGAAAGAACTGAAATGGAAGCTGTGAAAATGGATACGCGTCTCAAACCATTCGAGGCATTATCGAACCTGTTTTCGTCCAGTTCTTACAATATTGAACGATTTTTCAGTGAGGATTTTGAGAAGCGTTTGAAGGAGATTTTTCAGAAAGATGCGTTCGATATCATTCATCTCGAAAGCATTTTCTGCACGCCTTATTTGGATGTAATTCGCGCGCATTCCAAAGCCAAAATTGTTGTAAGAGCGCATAATATCGAGTTCAGAATTTGGGAGCAATTGGCCGAACAGGAAGCCAACCCATTTAAGAAATGGTACTTGAATTTGCTCGCTTCTCGATTGAAAAAATATGAAGTTGGCATTCTGAAGAAGGTGGATGGAATTGTAGCCATAACCAGAGATGACGCGAAAGGATTCAAAGAACTTGGGATCAGCGTTCCGATTGAAGTTGTTCCTATTGGAATGAACGTGAACGAGCTCGAAGCAAAACCTCTTCGATCGGACAGCATCCATCTCTACCATCTTGGTGCCATGGATTGGCTACCGAACGTGGAAGGCATCAATTGGTTTGTGAATGACATTTGGCCGAAGATCACAGAAGAATTTCCTGATGTAAAATGCTGGTTGGCGGGACGTGAAATGCCAGCTTCTCTCCTATCTCGTTCCTCTGGAAATTTGCAAATTGAAGGTGCCGTTTCGAGTGTTTCCGAATTCATTTCTGATAAGAATGTAGCGGTCATTCCATTGCTTTCAGGTAGCGGATTGCGCGTAAAGATCGTAGAGGCGTTGGCTTACGGAAAAGTGGTCATCACCACTTCGCTGGGCGCTACAGGAATTCCTTACGAGAACGGGAAGAACATCCTTATTGCCAACACGCCTGACGAATTTGTGAAGCAAATTCGAACATTGAAAGAAAGTCCGGAGCTCATTACTTCAATCGGAAATGAGGCCCGAAAACTGGCCGAACGGGAATTCGACCTGAAAAACCTCAGTTCAAAATTGACCTATTTTTACGCAAACCTGTAA
- a CDS encoding LptF/LptG family permease, whose product MKKLHKLVLSSYLGPFVMTFFISLFVLLMQFLWKYIDDLVGKGLEWHIIAELMFYASASLVSLALPLSVLISSIMTMGSLGEHYELVALRSAGISIGRVMYPLIIFSIAISGLAFYFSNNLLPIANLKMGTLLYDIRHKKPTMDLRPGIFYKGIDNYAIRIDGKGEDEVSLYDVLIYDHTENKGNNKVISADSGRMEFEGDRYLLLTLYAGSSYEQQDNRSRDERTYPHMRNQFEKEVIRFDMSEFNMRRSSEDIFKDNYRMQSLGQLVKNIDTLETNLKDRKLNYYENLKRNFKFLLADSVSDTLKVTPYKTALDMFDKPQHARIAEAALNMARSTRSYTNSAKDDVLARLTRVNRYWIEVHRKFTLSIACLILFFIGAPLGAIIRKGGLGLPTVFSIVFFLIYYLLSITGEKFAKEGMWTVTEGMWLSSAVLLPVGLFLTYKATTDSKIFEWEFYLRPVKKVFEAIRQKLNPSENTAAQS is encoded by the coding sequence GTGAAGAAACTCCACAAATTGGTTCTTAGTTCGTATTTAGGGCCGTTCGTCATGACGTTCTTCATCTCGCTGTTCGTGCTTCTGATGCAGTTTCTTTGGAAATACATTGACGATCTGGTCGGAAAGGGTCTCGAATGGCACATCATCGCGGAGCTGATGTTCTACGCTTCGGCCAGTTTGGTCTCGTTGGCCTTGCCACTTTCTGTGCTCATCTCATCCATCATGACCATGGGCTCGTTGGGAGAACACTACGAACTGGTGGCACTACGCTCGGCAGGAATTTCCATTGGCCGTGTGATGTACCCGTTGATCATCTTCTCCATCGCCATCAGCGGGTTGGCGTTCTATTTCTCGAACAATTTGCTTCCCATTGCCAACCTGAAAATGGGAACGCTTCTGTATGATATCCGCCACAAGAAACCCACTATGGATCTTCGCCCCGGTATATTTTACAAAGGCATCGACAACTATGCGATTCGTATTGACGGCAAAGGCGAAGATGAGGTTTCTCTGTATGATGTGCTGATCTACGACCATACTGAGAACAAGGGAAACAATAAGGTGATCTCTGCAGATTCGGGGCGGATGGAATTTGAAGGAGACCGCTACCTACTGCTAACACTTTATGCTGGCAGCAGTTACGAACAGCAGGACAACCGCAGCCGAGATGAGCGAACGTATCCGCACATGCGCAATCAGTTCGAGAAGGAGGTCATCCGCTTCGACATGTCAGAGTTCAATATGCGCAGGAGCAGCGAGGACATTTTCAAGGACAACTATAGGATGCAAAGCCTTGGTCAACTCGTAAAGAACATCGATACGCTTGAGACCAACCTGAAAGACCGAAAGCTCAATTACTACGAAAACCTGAAGCGGAATTTCAAATTTCTACTGGCCGATTCAGTTTCAGACACGCTGAAGGTTACCCCTTACAAAACTGCGTTGGATATGTTTGACAAACCCCAGCATGCCCGCATTGCAGAAGCTGCGCTGAACATGGCCCGAAGCACCCGTTCCTACACGAATTCTGCTAAGGACGATGTGTTGGCACGCCTGACCCGCGTCAATCGATATTGGATAGAGGTACATAGAAAGTTTACGCTATCGATAGCATGCCTCATCCTGTTTTTCATTGGAGCGCCACTCGGAGCCATCATCCGAAAAGGAGGACTCGGACTTCCCACCGTTTTCTCCATCGTTTTCTTTCTCATTTATTACCTGCTTTCCATCACAGGAGAAAAATTTGCAAAAGAAGGCATGTGGACAGTGACTGAAGGGATGTGGCTTTCCTCTGCCGTTCTTCTTCCTGTCGGTCTGTTCCTGACCTACAAGGCCACCACCGACAGCAAGATCTTCGAGTGGGAATTCTATCTGCGACCTGTAAAGAAAGTGTTCGAGGCCATCCGTCAAAAGTTGAATCCAAGTGAGAATACTGCAGCTCAGTCCTAA